In Candidatus Contubernalis alkalaceticus, the following proteins share a genomic window:
- a CDS encoding pyruvate kinase alpha/beta domain-containing protein produces the protein MLWDQKGIEMTEKTLDQAVKRGEELGIQHYVVASSTGYTAGLLAKKKVNLVCVRYHMGFKEAGKQLMSEEIEQELKGQGVKVLTTTHLMGGIDRGLENKLGGAYPPSIVAHTLRMFGQGTKAAVEISVMALDAGLIPYGSPVISIGGSGRGADTALVIQPAHAKNFFDTQIKETICKPRIF, from the coding sequence ATGTTATGGGATCAAAAAGGGATAGAGATGACTGAAAAAACCCTGGACCAGGCGGTTAAGAGAGGCGAAGAGCTGGGCATACAGCATTATGTGGTGGCTTCAAGTACTGGTTATACCGCCGGGCTTTTGGCTAAAAAGAAGGTGAACCTGGTTTGTGTTCGCTATCATATGGGGTTTAAAGAAGCAGGAAAGCAATTGATGTCGGAGGAAATTGAACAAGAGCTTAAGGGCCAGGGGGTGAAAGTGCTGACCACCACCCATCTGATGGGGGGTATTGACCGTGGTTTGGAAAACAAATTGGGGGGAGCGTATCCTCCCAGCATTGTGGCACATACTTTGAGGATGTTTGGCCAGGGTACTAAGGCAGCAGTTGAGATTTCTGTGATGGCCTTAGATGCCGGATTGATTCCTTATGGCAGCCCGGTGATTTCCATTGGAGGTTCAGGCCGGGGAGCAGATACTGCCCTGGTGATTCAGCCTGCCCATGCCAAGAATTTTTTTGATACTCAAATCAAGGAAACAATCTGTAAACCCCGGATTTTTTAA
- the mgtE gene encoding magnesium transporter, producing the protein MPAKTVQKLIKLLKQRNQDLTNIMDQLHPSDLAEILEGLEEEQQKELFALLSDEEAALVIQEMEDIDQVALFKVLDKERASSILKEMSSDEAVDLLSELSQEDARELLTRIEDTEEIEGLLKYAEDTAGGLMTTEYIALPENMNVEEAIIRLREIAAEVETAYYIYVIDEENLLIGVLSLRELISAKDGSLLKDVMRTNVISVEVEIDQEEVARLVSRYDLLAIPVVDEKGNMRGIITVDDILDVVEEEATEDIYHFVGTSEVRGVDLVNATVFQVAAKRLPWLLVCLVGGLASGRVIGVFEDTLKAIVVLAFFIPVIMDMGGNVGTQSSTVFVRSLATGEIEANEVWGYFFKEIRVGFLMGTVCGVMVSLAANLLEQGLAPWIGVVVGIAMFSTVTAAAIIGTLIPLLFWKMGADPALTAGPFVTTIKDITGLIILFYTAVLFMDKLL; encoded by the coding sequence TTGCCAGCAAAAACAGTGCAAAAGCTTATAAAACTTTTAAAACAAAGAAACCAGGATTTAACCAATATCATGGATCAACTCCACCCCTCTGATTTGGCAGAAATTCTGGAGGGTCTGGAGGAAGAACAGCAGAAGGAACTCTTTGCCCTTTTAAGCGATGAGGAAGCTGCTCTGGTAATTCAGGAAATGGAGGATATTGACCAGGTTGCCCTCTTTAAGGTGCTGGACAAAGAGAGAGCCTCCTCTATTTTAAAGGAAATGTCCTCTGACGAGGCGGTAGACCTGTTAAGCGAGCTTTCCCAGGAGGACGCTCGGGAATTGCTGACCCGTATAGAAGATACGGAAGAAATTGAAGGCCTTTTAAAGTATGCGGAGGATACTGCCGGGGGTCTGATGACTACAGAGTATATCGCTCTTCCGGAAAACATGAATGTGGAAGAGGCTATTATAAGGCTCCGGGAAATAGCTGCAGAAGTAGAAACTGCTTACTATATTTATGTGATCGATGAAGAGAACCTTCTGATTGGAGTATTATCCTTAAGGGAGCTGATCAGTGCCAAAGACGGATCTTTGTTAAAAGATGTGATGAGGACCAACGTGATCAGTGTAGAGGTTGAGATTGACCAGGAGGAAGTTGCCCGTCTGGTTTCCCGTTACGACCTGTTGGCCATCCCCGTTGTGGACGAAAAGGGAAATATGCGGGGAATCATCACCGTTGACGATATCCTGGACGTTGTGGAGGAAGAGGCAACCGAGGATATATATCATTTTGTGGGAACATCGGAAGTTCGGGGCGTGGACCTTGTAAATGCCACGGTGTTTCAGGTGGCGGCCAAAAGGCTTCCCTGGCTTCTTGTCTGCCTGGTGGGCGGTTTAGCCTCCGGAAGAGTCATAGGGGTCTTTGAAGATACCCTGAAGGCCATCGTCGTTCTTGCCTTTTTTATCCCGGTAATAATGGATATGGGGGGAAACGTGGGCACCCAATCCTCCACAGTGTTTGTGCGAAGTTTGGCAACCGGGGAGATAGAGGCAAACGAAGTGTGGGGATACTTTTTTAAGGAAATTAGGGTGGGATTTCTTATGGGTACAGTCTGTGGTGTGATGGTCAGCCTGGCAGCTAATTTGCTAGAGCAGGGTCTTGCCCCATGGATTGGCGTGGTGGTGGGTATTGCCATGTTTTCCACAGTGACAGCAGCGGCAATCATCGGAACCCTGATTCCCCTATTGTTTTGGAAGATGGGAGCCGACCCGGCTCTGACTGCCGGACCTTTTGTGACAACTATAAAAGATATAACGGGTTTGATTATATTATTTTATACTGCTGTTTTATTTATGGATAAACTATTATGA
- a CDS encoding metal-sensitive transcriptional regulator has protein sequence MMDERNKESIINRLSRIEGQVKGVSRMIKEEKYCSEVLIQIAATRSALHSVGVQMIKDHLSQCLDTAIRENRKDEFVEELGELFARYLK, from the coding sequence ATGATGGATGAAAGAAATAAAGAGTCTATAATTAACCGGTTGAGCCGGATTGAGGGTCAGGTTAAAGGTGTATCCCGTATGATAAAGGAGGAAAAATACTGTTCAGAGGTTTTGATTCAAATAGCAGCCACTCGATCAGCTCTGCACAGTGTGGGGGTACAGATGATAAAGGATCACTTAAGTCAATGTCTAGATACAGCCATTCGAGAGAACAGGAAAGATGAATTTGTTGAGGAGCTGGGAGAACTTTTTGCCAGGTATTTAAAATAA
- the aspS gene encoding aspartate--tRNA ligase — MKKTHDCGTLRLTNVGDSVSLSGWIQVRRDHGGVIFVDLRDRTGIAQVVFDCERNKEIFQLAQTLRSEFVISIVGEVTARSQETVNPKIPTGEVEVFTEELEILNVSKTPPIYVEDDKDVDENLRLKYRYLDLRRPEMQKKLFMRHNIIKKIRDYLDDKGFWEVETPVLTRSTPEGARDYLVPSRMKPGSFYALPQSPQLFKQLLMVAGMEKYFQIVRCFRDEDLRADRQPEFTQLDMEMSFVDTEDILAYIEGLVQHIYREVLGVELTLPFPRMSYGEAMERYGSDKPDLRFGLEIKEVSDLVSDSQFKVFTGAIKKGGIVRGINAKGAAFSRKDVDDLTEFCIRLGAKGLAWFMVGPEGLKSPLLKFFTSERLEQLSQRMEAQEGDVLLFVADVKEKAEEILGHLRNQLGHKMDLIKGGENNFLWLIDFPLLTYDPEEKRYVANHHPFTSPREEDIKLMDSEPEKIRAQAYDLVLNGLEVGGGSIRIHRREMQEKMFELLGFSNDEAYEQFGFLLQAFEYGTPPHGGIALGLDRLIMLMLGASSIREVIPFPKTAGGSCLLTDAPAPVEEKQLEDLHIGLKLPEGGA; from the coding sequence ATGAAAAAAACGCATGATTGCGGAACTCTCAGGTTAACAAATGTGGGAGATTCGGTTAGTTTAAGCGGTTGGATCCAGGTGCGACGGGATCACGGGGGGGTTATTTTTGTAGATTTAAGGGACCGAACTGGGATAGCCCAGGTGGTTTTTGACTGCGAAAGAAATAAGGAAATATTCCAATTGGCCCAAACTCTCCGCAGTGAATTTGTCATATCCATAGTAGGTGAGGTGACAGCTAGAAGCCAGGAAACGGTTAACCCTAAAATTCCCACCGGAGAGGTGGAAGTTTTTACAGAGGAACTAGAAATACTAAACGTATCTAAAACGCCGCCCATCTACGTGGAGGATGATAAAGATGTAGATGAAAACCTGCGGTTGAAATACCGCTACCTGGACTTGAGAAGACCGGAGATGCAGAAGAAATTGTTTATGCGTCATAATATTATCAAAAAAATTCGGGATTATCTGGATGATAAGGGCTTTTGGGAAGTGGAGACCCCGGTTTTAACCCGGAGCACTCCTGAGGGGGCCCGGGACTATCTGGTGCCAAGTCGAATGAAGCCCGGCAGTTTTTATGCTCTGCCCCAGTCTCCTCAGCTATTTAAGCAGCTCTTGATGGTGGCGGGGATGGAAAAATACTTTCAAATTGTCCGCTGCTTTCGGGATGAAGACTTGAGGGCAGACCGACAGCCGGAATTTACTCAACTGGATATGGAGATGTCCTTTGTGGATACAGAAGATATTCTAGCTTATATTGAAGGGCTGGTGCAGCATATCTATCGGGAGGTTTTAGGAGTGGAGCTGACCCTTCCCTTTCCCCGTATGTCCTATGGGGAAGCCATGGAACGATATGGCTCCGATAAACCTGACCTGCGATTCGGATTGGAGATTAAGGAGGTTTCTGACCTGGTTTCTGACAGCCAGTTTAAGGTTTTTACCGGTGCCATTAAAAAAGGAGGTATCGTTAGGGGAATTAACGCCAAAGGGGCAGCTTTTAGTCGAAAAGATGTGGATGACCTGACGGAATTCTGTATCCGTTTGGGTGCTAAGGGTCTGGCCTGGTTTATGGTGGGCCCTGAGGGATTGAAGTCTCCATTACTTAAATTTTTCACTTCTGAGAGGTTGGAGCAGTTGAGCCAGCGGATGGAAGCCCAAGAGGGTGATGTTCTGTTATTTGTGGCCGACGTCAAGGAGAAAGCAGAGGAAATTCTAGGGCATTTAAGAAATCAATTGGGCCATAAGATGGATTTAATCAAGGGGGGAGAAAATAATTTCCTTTGGTTGATAGATTTTCCATTACTGACCTATGACCCGGAGGAAAAAAGGTACGTGGCTAATCACCATCCATTCACCTCTCCCCGGGAGGAGGACATAAAGCTTATGGATAGTGAACCTGAAAAAATTCGAGCTCAGGCTTATGACCTGGTTTTGAACGGGTTGGAGGTGGGCGGTGGGAGTATTCGAATTCACCGCCGGGAAATGCAGGAAAAAATGTTTGAGCTTTTAGGTTTTTCCAATGATGAGGCCTATGAACAGTTTGGTTTTCTGCTGCAGGCCTTTGAATATGGGACACCTCCCCATGGGGGAATTGCTCTGGGACTTGATCGGTTGATTATGTTAATGCTGGGTGCTTCATCTATTCGAGAGGTTATTCCCTTCCCCAAAACTGCCGGAGGCAGCTGTCTTTTGACCGATGCTCCCGCTCCTGTTGAAGAAAAACAGCTGGAGGATCTACATATTGGACTCAAGCTGCCGGAAGGAGGGGCTTAA
- the hisS gene encoding histidine--tRNA ligase, with the protein MLAKAPRGTRDILPEEVEKWSTLEAFFRNLCKNYNYREIRTPIFEHTELFSRSVGEDTDIVGKEMYTFFDKGKRSMTLRPEGTASTVRAFLEHKLYAQAQPTKLFYFGPMFRYDRPQAGRYRQFHQLGAEVFGSVSPEIDTEVIALAMDFFHSVGLNQLSLEINSVGCPQCRPIYREEIQKTLDKYRGDLCPDCQGRFENNPLRILDCKVENCQEITETVPDILDHLCSFCVQHFEDVVYFLKLLDISYHINPKLVRGLDYYTKTAFEIVDTGLGSQNSLGGGGRYDGLVETCGGSPTPGVGFAIGVERVLLSLEQQNIQTKLLGVPRIFVAALGTKASARGLQLMTELRRLGIAAEKDYQDRSLKAQMKQADRVGASIVLILGEEELEKGKIVIRDMVKGDQQEVDLEGVTDFLRSSL; encoded by the coding sequence ATGCTGGCCAAGGCACCCCGGGGAACCCGGGATATACTGCCGGAGGAAGTGGAAAAGTGGTCAACCTTAGAGGCTTTTTTTCGGAATTTATGTAAAAATTATAATTATCGGGAAATCAGGACCCCCATTTTTGAACATACGGAACTTTTCAGCCGGAGTGTGGGGGAGGATACGGATATTGTGGGCAAGGAGATGTATACCTTTTTTGATAAGGGAAAGAGGAGCATGACTCTTCGGCCTGAGGGCACCGCTTCCACGGTGAGGGCTTTTTTAGAGCATAAATTGTATGCTCAGGCCCAACCCACAAAGCTATTTTATTTCGGACCTATGTTTCGCTATGACCGCCCTCAGGCCGGTAGATACCGGCAGTTCCATCAACTGGGAGCAGAGGTTTTTGGTTCTGTCAGTCCGGAAATCGACACTGAGGTTATTGCTTTGGCTATGGATTTCTTTCACAGTGTCGGGTTAAATCAATTATCTTTAGAAATCAACAGTGTAGGGTGTCCACAGTGTCGTCCCATTTATCGGGAGGAGATACAGAAAACGCTGGATAAATACCGAGGTGATCTTTGCCCCGACTGTCAGGGCCGTTTTGAGAACAACCCTCTACGCATTCTGGATTGTAAGGTGGAGAACTGTCAAGAAATAACTGAAACGGTTCCAGATATCTTGGATCATCTTTGTAGTTTTTGTGTTCAGCACTTTGAAGATGTTGTTTATTTTTTGAAGCTTTTGGATATTTCTTATCATATTAATCCCAAGCTGGTCCGGGGGTTGGACTATTATACTAAAACCGCATTTGAAATTGTGGATACCGGTCTGGGGTCGCAGAATTCACTGGGGGGAGGAGGCAGGTACGACGGTTTGGTGGAGACCTGTGGTGGAAGCCCAACTCCGGGAGTGGGTTTTGCCATTGGGGTAGAGCGGGTGCTCCTTTCCCTGGAACAGCAAAATATTCAAACGAAACTATTGGGAGTTCCCCGGATATTTGTGGCTGCGCTGGGGACAAAAGCTTCAGCCCGAGGCCTGCAGCTGATGACTGAACTTCGACGGCTGGGGATAGCAGCAGAAAAAGACTATCAGGACCGAAGCCTGAAGGCACAGATGAAACAAGCGGATCGGGTGGGAGCTTCTATTGTTTTAATCCTAGGGGAGGAAGAGTTGGAAAAGGGTAAAATAGTAATCAGAGATATGGTTAAAGGAGACCAGCAGGAGGTGGACCTGGAGGGGGTTACTGATTTTCTTAGAAGCAGCCTTTGA
- the dtd gene encoding D-aminoacyl-tRNA deacylase, whose product MRAVVQRVSRGSVFVEGKEIGSIGRGVVVLLGVGMGDDLSHARFLADKTANLRIFEDLEGKMNLSLLDIQGDALVVSQFTLYGDCRKGRRPSFIHAAPPEEAQGLYLKFCDFLRETGVKVETGQFQAMMKVEIINEGPVTLLLEK is encoded by the coding sequence GTGAGAGCAGTTGTGCAGAGGGTAAGCCGGGGAAGTGTTTTTGTAGAGGGTAAAGAAATAGGTTCCATCGGAAGAGGTGTGGTGGTGCTTTTGGGCGTGGGCATGGGAGATGACCTGTCCCATGCCCGTTTTCTGGCAGACAAAACAGCTAATTTAAGAATATTTGAAGACCTGGAGGGGAAGATGAACCTTTCTCTTTTGGATATACAGGGAGACGCTCTGGTGGTGTCCCAGTTTACTCTTTATGGTGACTGCCGCAAAGGCCGCAGGCCCAGCTTTATACATGCTGCCCCGCCAGAGGAGGCCCAAGGGCTTTATCTGAAATTTTGTGATTTTTTGAGGGAAACAGGGGTCAAGGTAGAAACTGGACAATTCCAGGCTATGATGAAGGTGGAAATCATAAATGAGGGCCCCGTTACTCTGCTTTTGGAGAAGTAG
- a CDS encoding RelA/SpoT family protein produces the protein MSLEMVKKKFQSYSPDGNWAIIEKAYSFALKVHAGQKRVSGEVYIIHPLGVAQIIADLELDPVTIAAGILHDVVEDTETSLEELREIFGEEISLLVDGVTKLSKLQFTSKEEHQAENLRKMFVAMAKDIRVILIKLADRLHNMRTLKYLYPAKRKEIATETLEIYAPLAHRLGIYKVKWELEDLAFRFLEPEKYYNLVDRLVKKREDREEFISRVIIRLKERLEDVGIEADIQGRPKHLYGIYEKMERQDKDINEIYDLTGIRLVVENIKDCYGALGIVHTLWRPIPGRFKDFIAMPKANMYQSLHTTVVCAKNELLEVQIRTWEMHRTSEYGIAAHWRYKEGVKGDEEFEEKLSWLRQLLEWQQDLKDAHEFMENLKIDLFTDEVFVFTPKGDVINLPAGAIPLDFAYRIHTDIGHRCVGAKVNGRLVPLEYRLSTGDIMEIITSKQGTPSRDWLKMVKSSQAKSKIRSWFKKEKKEENIIRGKEILEKELRRIYLDPRELLKPAILVEIGKRFNLLSEEDVYSAVGYGGVTHQQIITRLREEHKKMHKDEVPLEEPKLKPWKDKAKAGKGVRIEGMDNLLIRFARCCNPLPGDQIVGFITRGRGVSIHRKDCPNILSREDSLERGLNASWEQDSKVSYPVEVQITALDRTNLLQELVAAVSESKINITAVHGRTNKNQVATIHLTIVVRDLEHLQHTMNRLRKVKDVFTVGRTTSN, from the coding sequence ATGAGCTTGGAGATGGTTAAGAAAAAATTTCAATCCTACAGCCCTGATGGTAACTGGGCCATTATTGAAAAGGCTTATTCTTTTGCCTTAAAGGTCCATGCAGGGCAAAAGAGGGTTTCTGGAGAGGTGTACATTATTCATCCCCTGGGCGTGGCCCAAATTATTGCTGATTTGGAGCTGGACCCGGTGACTATTGCTGCAGGAATTTTACACGATGTGGTAGAGGACACCGAAACTTCCCTGGAGGAACTTCGGGAAATTTTCGGAGAGGAGATTAGCCTGTTGGTTGATGGGGTGACCAAGCTGAGTAAGCTGCAGTTCACCTCCAAGGAGGAACATCAGGCAGAGAATCTCCGGAAGATGTTTGTAGCTATGGCCAAGGATATACGGGTAATCCTTATTAAATTGGCGGACCGTCTTCACAACATGAGGACCTTAAAATATCTGTATCCAGCCAAGCGAAAGGAAATTGCCACAGAGACCCTGGAAATTTATGCGCCTCTGGCCCACCGCTTAGGTATTTATAAGGTGAAATGGGAATTGGAGGATTTGGCTTTTCGGTTTCTGGAACCGGAGAAATATTATAACCTGGTGGACCGATTGGTGAAAAAGAGAGAAGACCGGGAGGAGTTCATTTCCCGGGTAATTATCAGGTTAAAGGAACGGTTGGAGGACGTGGGCATTGAAGCTGACATTCAGGGGCGGCCCAAGCATCTTTACGGAATTTATGAAAAAATGGAGCGGCAGGACAAGGATATTAATGAGATATACGATCTGACGGGAATCCGATTGGTGGTTGAAAATATCAAAGACTGTTACGGGGCTTTAGGAATTGTCCACACTCTTTGGAGGCCAATACCAGGCAGGTTCAAGGATTTTATTGCCATGCCCAAAGCCAATATGTATCAATCTCTGCATACCACTGTAGTTTGTGCCAAAAATGAGCTTTTGGAGGTTCAGATTAGAACCTGGGAAATGCACCGTACCTCGGAATATGGAATTGCCGCTCACTGGCGCTATAAGGAGGGCGTTAAGGGGGATGAAGAATTCGAGGAGAAGCTTTCCTGGTTGAGGCAGCTGTTGGAGTGGCAGCAGGACCTGAAGGATGCTCATGAATTCATGGAAAATTTAAAGATTGATTTGTTTACTGACGAAGTTTTTGTTTTTACCCCTAAAGGGGATGTAATTAACCTTCCTGCGGGGGCTATTCCCCTGGATTTTGCCTATCGTATTCATACGGATATCGGGCACCGCTGCGTAGGGGCTAAGGTAAACGGTAGATTGGTACCCCTGGAATATAGATTGTCCACTGGAGATATTATGGAAATTATTACCTCAAAGCAGGGTACCCCCAGTCGGGATTGGCTAAAAATGGTCAAGAGTTCCCAGGCTAAGAGCAAAATTCGCAGCTGGTTTAAAAAAGAGAAGAAGGAAGAAAATATTATAAGGGGTAAAGAAATTCTGGAGAAAGAGTTGAGAAGGATTTACCTGGACCCCAGAGAGCTGCTGAAGCCGGCTATACTGGTGGAAATCGGCAAGAGGTTTAATCTACTTTCTGAGGAGGATGTTTATTCTGCAGTGGGCTACGGGGGAGTAACCCATCAGCAGATTATTACCCGGCTTCGAGAAGAACATAAAAAAATGCACAAGGACGAGGTTCCTCTGGAGGAACCTAAATTAAAGCCCTGGAAGGATAAGGCTAAAGCCGGCAAAGGGGTTCGCATTGAGGGTATGGATAACCTGTTAATCCGTTTTGCCAGATGCTGCAATCCTCTCCCCGGGGATCAGATTGTGGGCTTTATTACTCGGGGGCGGGGCGTGTCCATTCATCGGAAGGACTGTCCTAACATTTTGAGTCGTGAGGATTCTTTAGAGAGAGGTCTCAATGCCTCCTGGGAGCAGGACTCCAAGGTTTCTTATCCTGTGGAGGTGCAGATTACAGCCCTGGACCGTACTAACCTACTTCAGGAATTGGTGGCGGCAGTATCGGAAAGCAAGATTAACATTACGGCGGTGCACGGCCGGACTAATAAGAATCAGGTAGCCACTATTCATCTTACCATTGTGGTTCGGGACCTGGAGCATTTGCAGCATACTATGAACAGGCTGAGGAAGGTTAAGGACGTTTTTACCGTGGGAAGAACTACTTCCAATTAA
- the recJ gene encoding single-stranded-DNA-specific exonuclease RecJ produces the protein MHCFQYSWQLKEGDPALRDRLSAALKVKPVIAQLLINRGITDAVQGRRFLYPRLEDLNDPESLKGLISARDRLKEALDKGKNIVVYGDYDVDGITGTVILVTFLRKLGGSVSYYIPHRLTEGYGLNSAALDRLKEQGADVVVTVDCGISSLVEVEHAKKLGLEIIVTDHHTPLDSLPECVILNPKQAECGYPFKELAGVGVAFKLLQSFLPREQWEEYLDLVALGTIADIVCLLDENRVLTRYGMDQLNVSSRPGVQALKEACGFGGREISSGQISFSLAPRLNAAGRIGQTEKAVELLLTSSKDRAQELAALLNGFNQERQKIEGKILKEAVKEIEEKGVEGKKVIVLAREGWHSGVMGIVASRLVDNYGRPVVIISLEGEEGRGSARSVEGFNLIGAIQGCADLLIRYGGHQQAAGLTISHSCIQEFERQINHDAEKMLPSQVLGRKISLEAELEASQIDLELLDQLNLLSPFGQGNPLPYFKTSELEVESFHFVGKQKNHLKMKLKNGENLLEAIAFKMEDRELQLMGRKVSAAYLLEDNFWGELRTPVMQLKDLHFCDSTKAGGIMVIDRRGLDKKEKYLRALAEQKNCLVYINTLGQKKRLSQLLGKDRGCFYSHQGCINDQVLGNIENLIIYDLPLEEEKLSSLVKALSGAMGNVSLHLLYGQEDFKANRVFLQAILPQRNSLIRLFKAIKKVERQGNIQVKELITYLKNDKPFSYTDHLLKKSLDIFQEINLLEPIDQGSGNFRMLSSQEVGDLSQSQVYQDNLSLWKDLEAFQTFLLQEDKSTIVSFFVGSQVDDTLYSEVPLLKKVVQ, from the coding sequence ATGCATTGTTTTCAATATAGTTGGCAGTTAAAGGAAGGGGATCCGGCCTTACGAGATAGGCTCAGTGCTGCGTTGAAGGTGAAGCCTGTGATAGCTCAACTGCTCATAAATCGAGGTATCACCGATGCTGTACAGGGGAGAAGATTTTTATATCCCCGACTGGAGGATTTAAATGATCCAGAGAGCCTGAAAGGGTTGATTTCTGCCCGGGATCGCCTGAAAGAAGCCCTGGATAAGGGAAAAAATATTGTGGTTTACGGGGATTATGATGTGGACGGTATTACCGGCACAGTTATCCTGGTTACTTTTTTAAGAAAGCTGGGGGGCAGTGTTTCCTACTATATCCCTCATAGGCTTACGGAGGGCTATGGACTGAACAGTGCAGCTCTAGATAGACTGAAGGAGCAGGGTGCAGACGTGGTAGTTACCGTGGATTGTGGAATCAGTTCTCTGGTGGAGGTAGAGCACGCCAAAAAACTGGGGTTGGAAATTATTGTTACTGACCATCATACCCCTTTGGATTCTCTGCCCGAATGTGTTATTTTGAACCCAAAACAGGCTGAGTGTGGTTATCCTTTTAAAGAGCTGGCAGGAGTGGGAGTTGCTTTTAAATTATTGCAGTCCTTTCTGCCTCGGGAACAGTGGGAGGAATATTTGGACCTGGTGGCTTTGGGGACTATTGCTGATATAGTTTGTCTCTTGGATGAAAATCGGGTGCTTACTCGTTATGGGATGGATCAGCTGAATGTGTCCTCAAGGCCTGGGGTACAGGCTCTTAAGGAGGCCTGTGGTTTTGGGGGCCGGGAGATCAGCTCCGGGCAGATTTCTTTTTCTTTAGCCCCCCGTTTGAATGCCGCCGGCAGGATTGGGCAAACAGAAAAAGCAGTAGAGCTGCTTTTAACTTCTTCCAAAGATAGAGCCCAGGAATTGGCTGCACTTTTAAACGGTTTTAATCAGGAAAGGCAGAAGATTGAAGGGAAAATTTTAAAAGAAGCTGTAAAGGAAATAGAAGAGAAGGGTGTGGAGGGAAAGAAGGTTATTGTCCTGGCTCGGGAGGGATGGCATTCCGGGGTTATGGGAATTGTGGCTTCTCGACTGGTGGATAATTATGGGCGGCCGGTGGTTATAATTTCCTTAGAGGGAGAAGAGGGCAGGGGTTCTGCCCGAAGTGTGGAGGGTTTTAACCTGATTGGAGCTATCCAAGGGTGTGCGGACCTTTTAATCCGATACGGCGGTCACCAGCAGGCGGCAGGTTTAACCATATCCCATTCCTGTATTCAAGAATTTGAGCGGCAGATTAATCATGATGCTGAGAAAATGCTTCCTTCTCAAGTATTGGGGCGGAAAATTTCACTGGAAGCGGAACTGGAGGCCTCCCAAATTGACCTGGAACTATTGGATCAGCTGAATCTTTTAAGTCCTTTTGGACAGGGAAACCCCCTCCCTTATTTTAAGACCTCAGAACTGGAGGTAGAAAGCTTTCATTTTGTGGGGAAACAGAAAAATCATCTGAAGATGAAGCTTAAAAACGGTGAAAATCTACTGGAGGCCATCGCTTTTAAAATGGAAGACCGGGAACTGCAGTTAATGGGAAGGAAAGTTTCCGCCGCATACCTGTTGGAGGATAATTTCTGGGGGGAACTTAGAACTCCGGTGATGCAGCTGAAGGATTTACACTTTTGTGATTCTACAAAGGCCGGTGGCATTATGGTTATAGACCGCCGGGGCCTGGACAAAAAAGAGAAATATCTTCGGGCGTTAGCGGAACAGAAGAATTGTTTGGTGTATATAAATACCTTGGGGCAGAAGAAGAGATTATCCCAACTCCTGGGGAAGGACCGGGGCTGTTTCTATTCTCACCAGGGATGTATAAATGATCAGGTTTTAGGAAATATTGAAAACTTAATAATTTATGACCTGCCCCTGGAAGAGGAAAAACTTTCTTCTCTGGTAAAGGCACTCTCCGGAGCCATGGGAAACGTGAGCTTACACCTGCTCTACGGTCAGGAGGACTTCAAGGCTAACCGGGTTTTTCTGCAGGCGATTTTGCCTCAAAGAAACAGTCTTATACGATTATTTAAGGCAATCAAAAAGGTGGAACGACAGGGAAATATACAGGTAAAAGAATTGATTACATATTTAAAAAATGATAAACCTTTCAGTTATACAGATCATCTTTTAAAAAAGAGCCTGGACATATTCCAGGAAATAAACCTTTTGGAACCCATAGACCAGGGTTCGGGTAATTTTAGGATGCTCAGTTCCCAAGAGGTAGGGGATCTAAGCCAATCTCAAGTATATCAAGATAACTTGAGTTTGTGGAAGGACTTGGAAGCATTTCAAACCTTCCTGCTGCAGGAGGATAAGAGCACTATTGTCTCTTTTTTTGTCGGCAGCCAGGTAGATGATACTCTCTACAGTGAAGTACCGCTATTAAAGAAGGTGGTCCAATGA
- a CDS encoding LapA family protein — MQLGVIVALLFSILIALFAILNNEVVEINYLLGRAPVSVVIVILASAFTGALIVGLFSLVGRVKSGFRSREHQSHLKKLEDDLNQMAQRESDLLEQVSRLEQELSGVEEQEPMKKYTQDLTLE; from the coding sequence ATGCAGTTGGGAGTTATAGTGGCCCTGTTGTTCAGTATTTTAATTGCTTTATTTGCTATACTGAACAACGAAGTGGTAGAGATAAATTATCTGTTGGGCAGGGCTCCGGTTTCGGTGGTCATTGTCATTTTAGCTTCTGCTTTTACGGGAGCTTTGATTGTGGGATTGTTCAGCCTGGTAGGCCGGGTTAAATCCGGTTTTCGTTCCAGGGAACACCAGAGCCACCTGAAAAAGCTGGAGGATGATTTGAATCAGATGGCACAAAGGGAGTCTGATCTTTTAGAACAGGTTTCCCGGTTGGAACAGGAACTGTCTGGGGTAGAGGAACAAGAACCGATGAAAAAATATACTCAGGATTTAACCCTAGAGTAA